The following nucleotide sequence is from Salvia splendens isolate huo1 chromosome 2, SspV2, whole genome shotgun sequence.
aataaaaacaatcaaTGTTTATTGTGTAAAATTCCTCAAACATTCTTGAATCCAAAATGTAATCTTTATCCTTTGATTCACTATTAAATACTGCTAAATTACCATTTTGCAACTGATTGTTATTTAAAACTGACTATTTGACATTCAACAGATACATGGATTACGATGGTTACAAAAACTTTACTATGTTTGAAAACAAGTATTTAGAAATAATTTAAGCAAAATCAATTTTAACCTTTCAGCATTAAGTGGAGAAATATGTTTTTAGATTAATGTTCAAAGTTAAAAATAACTTTAATTTAGCAATTACGAAATATCAATCCACGAAATATTTCGTGAATATCCAATTAGCCAAAAATAAAGtttaatttaattgtatttttttttataatcatcGCCACCTTGTAAATTCAAGATGAAAGTTTTTACAAAGTTCTTCATGATGggtcaaaattcaaataaataaaaatgctaAATTAATGGAGCAACTTGTAAAGTTGAGAATTGAGGCTCACAACGGCTAGTGAATTTAGTGCCGATCAGAACCGCACGATCATTAAAGATCCAACGGATTAAATTCGAAGCTGAAGAATATGACCGTTGTTGAGAAAGCAGTATTTTACATCGCCCGCTCTCGTAGAATACCTCTCTTTTCCATTGACGCTCTTCCATCACCGACCACGCTCTCAAAGAAAGAGATTTCTAGAGAGATAAGGCCGGCTGTAGTTTTGTGCATTGTGGCGACGGATAACGCCCAACAAGGAGGAGAGACGCGCAGCGGCCGTCTCGGAGTGCTTCTGTCATCGTTTTGGGCTAGTCTTGGAGGGGTTTTCACCGTCCGTGAAGAAGAAATCGAAAGCGAAGAAGAAAACGAATTAGATTTGGAGATGGCTTCAAGAGTCGTTGCTCCTGAGCAACCCATAGGTATGTAATACAAGAGGCGCTAATcattagtagttttttttttctttccaagTCATTTTGTTTCCTCTTATTActgttttggatctgtgtttttTTCTTAACGTTCTTTTCAAATCTGTTTATTTATCTTAATCTATTTGCTTTTCAATTCGATTGGGTGAGATGATGATAGGCTATCACATTACATTCTGTTTAAGTTTGATTATTCTATTGAGGAAATTCATATCTTTCCTTAGCCTGCAATTTATGATAATGGTTATTTGTTGAGTTAGTTTCTTGGTGGATGGGTCTTGAACATTTTGTATGTCGTTGGAAATTGTGATATGCCGCTTATGCAGAATTGTGTCAAAGAATACATTTTATCTTTCTTTAATTTGATGAGTAATCCTACAAGCATTATTCTTAATTTGGTCATCAGTTGGAGGAGGGAAGCAGAAGAATCCTCAGCCAGAAGCGAGGAATCGGAGGGTCTTGAGAGACATCGGAAACTTGGTTCCGGCGCCTCTAGCCGAAGGCAAGCCACATAATCAGATCACCCGTCCTAGAACAAGGAGATTCGGTGCTCAGCTCTTGGCAAATGGCCAACCCCAAGCCTGCAAGGCAAGGCCTGAAAATTATGTCTTAAGTTTTGTGTGTCGATGTTGCTTTGTTTCCCCTATCTAAACCCACAACTACTTCTCGTTGATCATCTGCAGAAACAGCAGCCAGAAAATGCCAATGTTTTAGTGGGAAAAGATGGTGCTGCAAAAGCTAATAAAGCAGCCATGAATCGGAAGGAAGGTGCTGCTGTTGTTAAGCCAAAGAATGATGCAGTGATAGCCATAGATCCTGACTGCAAAAATGGTGCTAAATTGAGGGAGGCATCCACGAAAAAGTCTGCTAAAAGTCTCACTGCAATCCTTACTGCTCGAAGCAAGGTGATGCCTAGCTGCTTCTACTTGAGAAAATTTGGATCATCATATTGTGAACTTGTGCTAACGATATCGGTTTGTTCTAGGCTGCTTCAGGACTGACCACAAGGCCAAAACATCTGATAGACATCGATGTAGTTGACGTGGATAACGAATTGGCAGCAGTGGAGTATGTTGAGGACATGTACAATTTCTACAAGGAAACAGAGGTGTGCAATACACACTATTTGGTttgatcatcatcatcatcatgcCCCTCCTTGCTCGTTTGTGTAACGAATTTCAATCCTTTATCTTATTCAGGAAGATGGGAGAGTTCATAATTACATCGATTCACAGCCAGAGGTGAACTCCAAAATGAGAGGCATTCTGGTTGACTGGTTGATTGAAGTTCACAGGAAGTTTGAACTGGTGCCTGAGAGCCTCTACCTCGCCATCAACATAGTGGACCGGTTTCTTGCAGTGAAGGCCGTCCCGAGAAGGGAGCTTCAGTTGGCTGGCATAAGCGCGATGCTGATTGCTTGCAAGTACGAGGAGATATGGGCTCCCGAGGTGAGCGACTTCATAGCCATATCGGATAATGCGTATGTGAGGGAGCAAGTGCTGATCATGGAGAAGGCTATTCTTGGGAAGCTCGGGTGGTACCTGACTGTTCCAACTCCGTACGTGTTTCTCGTTCGATACATCAAAGCATCAGTCCCTGCTGATAAGGAGGTAAATTCAGATTCATTCATCAAAACAAATTTCCACATATAATGTGATTACtgaatatttgcttactttgttGTAGATGGAGAATATGACATTCTTGTATGCCGAGCTTGGTTTGATGAGTTACACGACAATCATAGAGCACAGCTCTTCGAAGATTGCAGCATCTGCTGTATATGCTGCACGCTGTGCGCTTAACAGGAGCCCTTCGTGGACTGAGACGCTGGAGCATCACACTGGCTACTCTGAGGATCAGTTGATGTATGTGTCaatgatctctctctctctttccatATTTAGATTATAATATGTTAGATGTATGTATGTCCTCATTGATTTTTGACATGGTATATTCAGGGAGTGTGCGAAGATGCTGGTGAGTTTCCATTTCGGAGCAGCGGAGAACAAGCTCAAGGCTGTGTATAAAAAATACCTAAATCCAGAAAGAGGAGCTGTGGCTCTCATTCCTCCAGCATCTGCTCTCATTCCATTTTGAGAGCAatttgctgctgctgctgctgctattAGTAAATAGAGGCGtttactatatatataattcaatgTTTGAAGTCAATTTTAGAGATCATTTGACTAGCATGATCTCTCTCTGGGAAAACTTATCTTTGTACTGAATCTACTGATGAACTAATTCAATTTAGTGTTTGAACTGAGGTCAATGTTTAAATCGTGTGTTTTTATTATACTTCTGTACTGATCaactgtttttttttgtatggaatcaaaatcttattttatataaccacgagaaactaaaaaatatacttTCAACCTtatgataaattaattattaaagatttaataaatgataaaataaaaaaagaattaatccatcaaaataaaTAGTACTGTACTAGCAGACTTATtgaattattactccctccgtcccactcacacattcttgagtggcacgagattttagaaagtgttattaggtggaataaagtTAACAGAAAAAAGAtagtaaatattttaatgaggagagaggaggttatttctaaaattagaaagtgatcatcttgattgggacaaacaaaaaaagaaagatgatcatcttgaatgagacTGGAGGATTACTTTTTACCCATCCTATTGCTCAAAATAAACATCCATTtgaattcataaaattttcatatttccCCTCAACTGAGACAGTCCCACTATTAATAATTCTCCTCTActaaattagaaaaagaaacTGGTTGTTTAAAAGTAGAGTATCATAATAATGGAGAAACTCTAAAGTATTAAATTAACAAATTTTATTGTTAccaaaaattttttttaactaaagtGATCAATATTGAATTTCCATAATCAACCAtaaatattagagcatccacaatgaggCGGatgatggcgcgcccgaggcaaatattagagcatccacaatggggcagacgataggccgcccgatgcctcgggcgcgccatcgtccgcccactgtgggtgcgcggacgatacccgatgcatcgtccgcgccctatagatcgtccgcggatgatagggcatcgtccgggCCATCGACCACCCACTGTGGATGACGCGGatgatgcaacgcgtttttttttaattccgaaaaatttatttatataaatacacttaccccaccttcatttgtaacatttccattcactttttcacactcaaattacactataaaatggatttcGGTGAATACTcaagtccgatgtttgggggtggtgcacgttggccaAAGCCGAACACCTTCAGAGGataatcgatgagctgcgccgcaagttgggacttttgtagagtagtcaacttttttttcatttctaactcgtgtaaaacttttttttaatcaatgtaggatttgGCATTGTTAATTAatcatgatattttttaattactttatattgatatatttaaaatatttaaattaattaacaaaataatagtgaAACATATAGGGCGGTAAGGCGCTAACGAAAATAAAAAACCGTTCTTCTTTTAGAATACTTTACCAGTTTCGTTATTGGTTTATCTTGAACTACTTTCTCCCTTACAATAATTTCTCTGCACAAACCACCGCAGATCGCCGCTCCTCGCGACATTCCCCCATACTTTCTTTATCTACACCGCGAAAAAGCtctttttttgtgaattttcgAAGGTTAACACCCTTCTTCCCCGAATTAATTGAACCCTAATTTCAATGCTCTTTTTTCTGGGTACACGTTTTAACTGCGATTTTAGGTAGTACCGCTTCATTGTAACCCGAAACCATGATCTgattgtgtttttactttgaagaatcaagaagaaattCGGGTTAAAAGAAATGGCGATAG
It contains:
- the LOC121761648 gene encoding G2/mitotic-specific cyclin S13-7-like, with translation MASRVVAPEQPIVGGGKQKNPQPEARNRRVLRDIGNLVPAPLAEGKPHNQITRPRTRRFGAQLLANGQPQACKKQQPENANVLVGKDGAAKANKAAMNRKEGAAVVKPKNDAVIAIDPDCKNGAKLREASTKKSAKSLTAILTARSKAASGLTTRPKHLIDIDVVDVDNELAAVEYVEDMYNFYKETEEDGRVHNYIDSQPEVNSKMRGILVDWLIEVHRKFELVPESLYLAINIVDRFLAVKAVPRRELQLAGISAMLIACKYEEIWAPEVSDFIAISDNAYVREQVLIMEKAILGKLGWYLTVPTPYVFLVRYIKASVPADKEMENMTFLYAELGLMSYTTIIEHSSSKIAASAVYAARCALNRSPSWTETLEHHTGYSEDQLMECAKMLVSFHFGAAENKLKAVYKKYLNPERGAVALIPPASALIPF